A single window of Nasonia vitripennis strain AsymCx chromosome 4, Nvit_psr_1.1, whole genome shotgun sequence DNA harbors:
- the LOC100679377 gene encoding uncharacterized protein LOC100679377 encodes MVVDITDLINNKKIKGLYRLLEKANLEFVKNSTIQRGQDGYGSSSDCEVSFENTSFYSKKIIVNTGMRAINLALFLSMYQVGKQNIDTEYMYYEISDAIEFVKNISVSRNTGAIICLDLNHCSSKGPNSTVNLEQIYKRLNPEKKVILILDYTSAKSKKISEAIKLFTTHKNVSALILVNSGMKNEQIGADMNPYGTLRFIARTSDDMNKLYYAAIICLQTLEERLPKQSHNIRKAYKDVGAVITNAAIYTRDEGFN; translated from the coding sequence ATGGTAGTAGATATTacagatttaattaataataagaagatAAAGGGTTTATATCGTCTCCTTGAAAAAGCAAATTTAGAATTTGTGAAAAATAGCACAATTCAACGTGGTCAAGATGGGTATGGGAGTTCTAGTGATTGTGAAGTTAGTTTTGAAAATACCTCGTTTTACTCTAAAAAGATAATAGTAAATACAGGAATGAGAGCAATCAATTTAGCACTTTTTTTGTCAATGTATCAAGTGGGTAAGCAAAATATTGATACAGAATATATGTATTACGAAATAAGTGATGCAATagagtttgtaaaaaatatttctgtatCAAGAAATACAGGAGCAATAATATGCCTTGATTTGAATCACTGTTCTTCTAAGGGCCCTAATTCCACAGTAAATCTTGAGCAGATTTATAAACGACTTAATCcagaaaaaaaagtgataTTGATTTTGGATTATACTAGTgctaaatcaaaaaaaattagtgaagctattaaattatttactacACATAAAAATGTGTCAGCgttgatattagtaaatagTGGAATGAAAAATGAGCAAATTGGTGCTGATATGAATCCTTACGGTACACTTAGATTTATTGCGAGAACTTCTGATGACATGAATAAGTTATATTATGCAGCCATAATATGTTTACAGACATTAGAAGAAAGATTACCAAAACAATCACATAATATCAGAAAAGCATATAAAGATGTCGGAGCTGTTATAACCAATGCAGCAATATATACTAGAGATGAaggatttaattaa
- the LOC100679441 gene encoding ankyrin-2 isoform X2, with the protein MQGNKFPSHAKGRQNRIGKKKFFVRRDDIDELVALLQNDPEKVQIEEVFYKAVTNMDLQMVSALLSNGVKIENLNDSNQTAVHRAFALDHPGLVELLLRHWDKKVNLTDETGLSHFHIACIAGLHGLVLEFIKSGVDVNLRVGSDGPTPLQLAVNHVRPEVAKQLLQHGADSSVTDEADRTLLHIACGIHESIGEVILSEKFKSIESKAKEIIAIKQKTTRIVQHLIQSGSSVDARDRYGESPLFHVFRDDTHEYTAQKFSRSSLDYQIHKDNFRRTKLAMITSLRMGQHENLNLLLSHKADVRIRSYETGDTILHRAVKDLQTLRDPRVFGEPIFHDVAHARMIDEILKRGLDVNAKNRRGETALMIAASVLSSNVVSVLLNHGAKSRDIRFDDGFRYPGILPSLEAVHNFLEVAARRSDSLSKTESLAVVRFLVDNNAECKYADPEDEDAGKKLRNLLEFGTDEKVISTLQKITKDDGYSRGVVNDQINRVTRLADTPDIPHREFNEFKAEAEKMRATRLASGRSLMSILTAPAAEVSSFVKRGEHKEILYSRYLDFEESFRHNWGIVRGFFAKFLIRRSLVRVLNDHMRFVAAKPLPDHCCERIAVYLSNEDLMRLCVASTAEAPRRETEACTLADKLSSSLGVV; encoded by the exons ATGCAAGGCAATAAATTTCCCAGTCACGCGAAGGGGAGACAAAACagaattggaaaaaaaaaatttttcgttcGTCGCGATGACATTGACGAGCTGGTAGCATTGCTTCAAAATGATCCCGAAAAAGTGCAGATCGAAGAAGTATTCTACAAAGCCGTAACGAACATGGACCTACAAATGGTCTCCGCTCTTCTATCGAACGGCGTCAAAATCGAGAACCTTAACGACTCGAATCAAACCGCTGTACACCGGGCCTTTGCCTTGGACCACCCGGGGCTTGTAGAACTGCTCCTTCGGCACTGGGACAAAAAGGTCAATCTTACGGACGAGACTGGGCTCAGTCACTTTCACATTGCCTGTATCGCTGGTCTCCATGGCCTTGTCTTGGAGTTCATCAAAAGCGGTGTCGACGTGAACCTTCGCGTTGGCTCCGATGGTCCCACGCCTCTGCAGTTGGCCGTGAATCATGTTAGGCCGGAGGTTGCCAAACAGCTTCTGCAACACGGCGCCGATTCAAGTGTGACGGACGAAGCCGACAGAACGCTGCTGCATATCGCTTGCGGCATTCACGAAAGCATAGGCGAGGTGATACTGTcggaaaaatttaaatcaatcGAAAGTAAAGCAAAAGAGATTATCGCGATAAAACAAAAGACTACGAGAATCGTTCAGCACCTGATTCAATCTGGGAGTAGCGTCGACGCGAGGGATCGGTACGGCGAGAGCCCGTTGTTCCACGTCTTCCGCGACGACACGCACGAGTACACTGCCCAAAAGTTCTCCAGAAGCTCGCTGGATTACCAGATACACAAGGACAATTTCCGCAGAACGAAGCTGGCGATGATCACCAGCTTAAGAATGGGTCAACACGAGAATCTCAACCTCCTATTGTCCCACAAAGCGGACGTTCGGATTCGCAGCTACGAGACAGGAGACACGATCTTGCACAGAGCGGTCAAAGATTTGCAGACACTGAGGGATCCCAGAGTTTTCGGCGAGCCGATTTTCCACGACGTGGCACACGCACGGATGATCGATGAAATTTTGAAACGTGGACTCGACGTCAACGCTAAGAACAGGCGAGGCGAGACTGCCCTGATGATCGCCGCGTCGGTTTTGAGCTCGAACGTCGTAAGTGTGCTGTTGAATCACGGCGCCAAATCACGGGACATTAGGTTTGACGACGGTTTCCGCTATCCAGGTATACTGCCCTCGTTGGAAGCTGTTCATAATTTCCTAGAAGTCGCAGCGCGGAGGAGTGACAGTCTGAGCAAAACAGAGAGCCTGGCAGTAGTCAGGTTCCTCGTTGACAACAACGCCGAGTGCAAATACGCGGATCCAGAGGACGAGGACGCAGGCAAAAAGCTGAGGAATCTCTTGGAATTTGGAACGGACGAAAAAGTTATCAGCACGCTGCAGAAGATCACGAAGGATGACGGATACTCGAGGGGAGTAGTCAACGACCAGATCAACAG GGTGACCAGACTGGCCGACACACCGGACATTCCGCATCGAGAGTTCAACGAGTTCAAGGCTGAAGCCGAAAAGATGAGAGCGACCAGACTCGCGTCCGGTCGATCACTAATGAGCATCTTAACTGCACCGGCAGCCGAGGTCTCGTCCTTTGTAAAACGCGGCGAGCACAAGGAGATATTGTACTCGAGATACTTGGACTTCGAAGAGAGTTTCCGCCACAATTGGGGTATCGTGAGAGGATTTTTTGCAAAGTTTCTGATCCGGAGGTCTCTTGTAAGAGTGCTGAACGACCATATGAGGTTTGTCGCCGCGAAACCCCTGCCCGATCACTGTTGCGAGAGAATTGCAGTTTACCTGAGCAACGAGGACTTGATGAGACTCTGCGTGGCGAGTACTGCTGAAGCGCCGAGGCGAGAGACGGAAGCTTGCACATTGGCCGATAAGCTTTCGTCGAGCTTGGGAGTCGTATAA
- the LOC100679441 gene encoding ankyrin-2 isoform X1, which produces MQGNKFPSHAKGRQNRIGKKKFFVRRDDIDELVALLQNDPEKVQIEEVFYKAVTNMDLQMVSALLSNGVKIENLNDSNQTAVHRAFALDHPGLVELLLRHWDKKVNLTDETGLSHFHIACIAGLHGLVLEFIKSGVDVNLRVGSDGPTPLQLAVNHVRPEVAKQLLQHGADSSVTDEADRTLLHIACGIHESIGEVILSEKFKSIESKAKEIIAIKQKTTRIVQHLIQSGSSVDARDRYGESPLFHVFRDDTHEYTAQKFSRSSLDYQIHKDNFRRTKLAMITSLRMGQHENLNLLLSHKADVRIRSYETGDTILHRAVKDLQTLRDPRVFGEPIFHDVAHARMIDEILKRGLDVNAKNRRGETALMIAASVLSSNVVSVLLNHGAKSRDIRFDDGFRYPGILPSLEAVHNFLEVAARRSDSLSKTESLAVVRFLVDNNAECKYADPEDEDAGKKLRNLLEFGTDEKVISTLQKITKDDGYSRGVVNDQINRYLTKLKINGMHASRIVEDCLVRVTRLADTPDIPHREFNEFKAEAEKMRATRLASGRSLMSILTAPAAEVSSFVKRGEHKEILYSRYLDFEESFRHNWGIVRGFFAKFLIRRSLVRVLNDHMRFVAAKPLPDHCCERIAVYLSNEDLMRLCVASTAEAPRRETEACTLADKLSSSLGVV; this is translated from the coding sequence ATGCAAGGCAATAAATTTCCCAGTCACGCGAAGGGGAGACAAAACagaattggaaaaaaaaaatttttcgttcGTCGCGATGACATTGACGAGCTGGTAGCATTGCTTCAAAATGATCCCGAAAAAGTGCAGATCGAAGAAGTATTCTACAAAGCCGTAACGAACATGGACCTACAAATGGTCTCCGCTCTTCTATCGAACGGCGTCAAAATCGAGAACCTTAACGACTCGAATCAAACCGCTGTACACCGGGCCTTTGCCTTGGACCACCCGGGGCTTGTAGAACTGCTCCTTCGGCACTGGGACAAAAAGGTCAATCTTACGGACGAGACTGGGCTCAGTCACTTTCACATTGCCTGTATCGCTGGTCTCCATGGCCTTGTCTTGGAGTTCATCAAAAGCGGTGTCGACGTGAACCTTCGCGTTGGCTCCGATGGTCCCACGCCTCTGCAGTTGGCCGTGAATCATGTTAGGCCGGAGGTTGCCAAACAGCTTCTGCAACACGGCGCCGATTCAAGTGTGACGGACGAAGCCGACAGAACGCTGCTGCATATCGCTTGCGGCATTCACGAAAGCATAGGCGAGGTGATACTGTcggaaaaatttaaatcaatcGAAAGTAAAGCAAAAGAGATTATCGCGATAAAACAAAAGACTACGAGAATCGTTCAGCACCTGATTCAATCTGGGAGTAGCGTCGACGCGAGGGATCGGTACGGCGAGAGCCCGTTGTTCCACGTCTTCCGCGACGACACGCACGAGTACACTGCCCAAAAGTTCTCCAGAAGCTCGCTGGATTACCAGATACACAAGGACAATTTCCGCAGAACGAAGCTGGCGATGATCACCAGCTTAAGAATGGGTCAACACGAGAATCTCAACCTCCTATTGTCCCACAAAGCGGACGTTCGGATTCGCAGCTACGAGACAGGAGACACGATCTTGCACAGAGCGGTCAAAGATTTGCAGACACTGAGGGATCCCAGAGTTTTCGGCGAGCCGATTTTCCACGACGTGGCACACGCACGGATGATCGATGAAATTTTGAAACGTGGACTCGACGTCAACGCTAAGAACAGGCGAGGCGAGACTGCCCTGATGATCGCCGCGTCGGTTTTGAGCTCGAACGTCGTAAGTGTGCTGTTGAATCACGGCGCCAAATCACGGGACATTAGGTTTGACGACGGTTTCCGCTATCCAGGTATACTGCCCTCGTTGGAAGCTGTTCATAATTTCCTAGAAGTCGCAGCGCGGAGGAGTGACAGTCTGAGCAAAACAGAGAGCCTGGCAGTAGTCAGGTTCCTCGTTGACAACAACGCCGAGTGCAAATACGCGGATCCAGAGGACGAGGACGCAGGCAAAAAGCTGAGGAATCTCTTGGAATTTGGAACGGACGAAAAAGTTATCAGCACGCTGCAGAAGATCACGAAGGATGACGGATACTCGAGGGGAGTAGTCAACGACCAGATCAACAGGTACCTGaccaaattgaaaattaacggtATGCACGCGAGCAGAATAGTCGAGGACTGTCTTGTTAGGGTGACCAGACTGGCCGACACACCGGACATTCCGCATCGAGAGTTCAACGAGTTCAAGGCTGAAGCCGAAAAGATGAGAGCGACCAGACTCGCGTCCGGTCGATCACTAATGAGCATCTTAACTGCACCGGCAGCCGAGGTCTCGTCCTTTGTAAAACGCGGCGAGCACAAGGAGATATTGTACTCGAGATACTTGGACTTCGAAGAGAGTTTCCGCCACAATTGGGGTATCGTGAGAGGATTTTTTGCAAAGTTTCTGATCCGGAGGTCTCTTGTAAGAGTGCTGAACGACCATATGAGGTTTGTCGCCGCGAAACCCCTGCCCGATCACTGTTGCGAGAGAATTGCAGTTTACCTGAGCAACGAGGACTTGATGAGACTCTGCGTGGCGAGTACTGCTGAAGCGCCGAGGCGAGAGACGGAAGCTTGCACATTGGCCGATAAGCTTTCGTCGAGCTTGGGAGTCGTATAA
- the LOC103317029 gene encoding putative ankyrin repeat protein RF_0381, with translation MVRVRRYKIRGGGGWGVFPLDRWDVQEVISFLQKDSRNTELINRIFQKAIKNKDFLMIQTLLWNRVKIEALNDSNQTAIHLAAAYDYPTIIDRLFRHCNNDVNHTDVNGFTHFHIACISGKTDIVERFLKNGVDVNLRFRAPTHDERNDFTPLHFAVKNARLEVAELLLKRQADANAKDYAGRTPLHHACALQAEPSDGQERTVEIVRLLIGHGGDVNVKDHDGDTPLCRLFHGGSASHAEKRLPKHPVDLHASDGVLCKTKRKSIHQLRTRQVQKLRLLLESGAEADARVGRRGDTLLHRAIGDLKASRGFAEFGLLCFEDALHAEMVEVILKHAAIDVDAKNDEGETALSIAASLLSADVVAVLLEHSADAQGIKFDAFHHPKTLPCLEAVENLLEIVAMRESRGRHLSQSENLKIIEFFVANNEGCGYANLEDENGSYKLRNLLEFGTDDNVIGSLDKISKHKRCPKGMLSYHVSRYLLKLRSIGLPLSRPVEDYLREKMPSESSEISDRHLKECEAEADKLKSLKLKSNKSLTDLLTASPVELYSFLKTGEHKQTFNGLDFPHYSGVIQGYFAKCLTRRFLLKAANDYVRCVTATPLPDPCCERISTYLSNEELLHLCSAIAAPRAESAASNESTKAETV, from the coding sequence ATGGTGCGAGTCCGCCGGTACAAgatccgcggcggcggcggctgggGAGTCTTCCCGCTGGACCGCTGGGACGTGCAGGAGGTGATAAGCTTCCTGCAGAAGGACTCGCGCAACACCGAGCTGATCAACCGCATATTCCAGAAGGCCATAAAGAACAAGGACTTCCTCATGATACAGACGCTGCTGTGGAACCGAGTGAAGATCGAGGCCCTGAACGACTCGAACCAGACGGCCATACACCTGGCGGCGGCCTACGACTACCCGACGATAATCGATCGGCTCTTCCGGCACTGCAACAACGACGTCAACCACACGGACGTGAACGGCTTCACCCACTTCCACATCGCCTGCATCAGCGGCAAGACCGACATCGTCGAGCGCTTCCTCAAGAACGGCGTCGACGTCAACCTGCGCTTCCGCGCCCCCACCCACGACGAGCGCAACGACTTCACGCCCCTGCACTTCGCCGTGAAGAACGCCCGGCTAGAGGTGGCCGAGCTGCTGCTGAAGCGGCAGGCCGACGCCAACGCCAAGGACTACGCGGGCAGGACGCCGCTGCACCACGCCTGCGCCCTCCAGGCCGAGCCGAGCGACGGCCAGGAGCGGACGGTCGAGATCGTCAGGCTGCTGATCGGGCACGGTGGCGACGTCAACGTCAAGGACCACGACGGGGACACCCCGCTCTGCCGACTCTTTCACGGCGGCTCGGCCAGCCACGCGGAGAAGCGGCTGCCGAAACACCCGGTGGACTTGCACGCCTCCGACGGCGTCCTCTGCAAGACCAAGCGCAAGTCCATTCACCAGCTGAGAACGAGGCAGGTGCAGAAGTTGAGGCTGCTGCTGGAGAGCGGCGCCGAAGCTGATGCTCGCGTCGGCCGACGCGGGGACACGCTTCTGCACAGGGCCATCGGCGACTTGAAAGCCTCGAGGGGTTTCGCCGAGTTCGGCCTGCTGTGCTTCGAGGACGCTCTGCACGCGGAGATGGTCGAAGTGATTCTGAAGCACGCCGCGATTGACGTTGACGCGAAGAACGACGAGGGCGAGACTGCGCTGAGCATCGCCGCGTCGCTGCTCAGCGCCGACGTCGTCGCGGTTCTTCTGGAGCACAGTGCGGACGCGCAAGGCATCAAGTTCGACGCTTTTCACCATCCGAAGACTCTGCCCTGCCTGGAAGCCGTGGAGAACCTGCTGGAGATCGTGGCGATGCGGGAGAGCCGAGGACGCCACTTGAGCCAGAGCGAGAACCTGAAGATAATCGAGTTCTTCGTTGCCAACAACGAGGGCTGCGGGTACGCAAATTTGGAGGACGAAAACGGCTCCTACAAGCTGCGAAATCTCCTCGAGTTCGGCACGGACGACAACGTGATCGGCTCGCTGGACAAGATCTCGAAACACAAGCGATGCCCGAAGGGCATGCTCAGCTATCACGTCAGCAGGTACCTCCTCAAACTGCGGAGCATCGGCTTGCCTCTGAGCCGACCAGTCGAGGACTACCTGCGTGAAAAGATGCCGAGCGAGTCGTCCGAAATTTCCGATCGGCATCTGAAGGAGTGCGAGGCCGAGGCCGACAAGCTCAAGTCCCTCAAGTTGAAGAGCAACAAATCTCTGACCGATCTCCTGACTGCATCGCCCGTCGAGTTGTACTCGTTCCTCAAAACCGGCGAACACAAGCAGACCTTCAACGGCCTCGACTTTCCCCACTACTCCGGTGTCATACAGGGATACTTCGCCAAGTGCTTGACGAGAAGGTTCCTCCTGAAGGCCGCGAACGATTACGTGAGGTGCGTGACCGCGACCCCTCTCCCCGATCCCTGCTGCGAGAGGATCTCGACTTATCTAAGCAACGAGGAGCTGCTGCACCTGTGCTCGGCCATCGCAGCGCCAAGGGCTGAATCCGCAGCGAGCAACGAATCGACGAAAGCGGAGACGGTCTAG
- the LOC100120886 gene encoding uncharacterized protein LOC100120886, whose amino-acid sequence MKLRLILLLLLTISASLAEDQHRQSRSQLRGNRTRRNRDKQHRLPWQSSGADADLRRASSDMSKTIGNGPTQRSPNRDHRLLSLFTLVRFENNVCVGMSGENGTCVAPAECAQRGGLSSGLCANGYGVCCIVSVSCGQTTFDNNTYFVNQNHPSTFDGTDSCQLTILKAHPDVCQFRLDFVQFNIRGPETMNNLCTYDQFIVSGGNPVSPICGNNNGNHMYIDVGTGPTNPVTLSFVTSGSGFDRSWRVRIAQVPCSSIFRAEEGCMQYFTGVSGQIKSFNYDPNVGLQLSNQDYSICIRMERNFCGIQYMICDDGATSSTNAATSIAAMQQQQQQQQQQQQQQQQLPRSSSFTLSGNTLNGQYSAMSDRSCQNDWLLIPCAANSGRLPGSQVPCVDRLCGGAFNTEASVNSTSVISTVKPFRIVFHTDGTEAPTDFGNRGFCLNYVQQPCTMKLR is encoded by the exons ATGAAGCTGCGCCTcatcctgctgctgctgctgacgatCTCGGCATCGTTGGCCGAGGATCAGCATCGGCAGTCCAGGTCGCAGCTCAGAGGCAATCGAACGCGCCGCAACCGTGACAAACAACACAGGTTACCTTGGCAAAGCAGCGGAGCCGACGCTGACCTGAGACGAGCCTCATCGGACATGAGCAAAACCATTGGCAACGGGCCGACGCAGAGGAGTCCCAATCGAGATCACAGAC TGCTGTCGCTGTTCACGCTGGTGCGCTTCGAGAACAACGTGTGCGTGGGCATGTCCGGCGAGAACGGAACCTGCGTCGCACCGGCCGAGTGCGCCCAACGCGGCGGCCTCTCCAGTGGACTCTGCGCCAACGGTTACGGCGTCTGCTGCATCG TTAGCGTCAGCTGCGGACAGACGACTTTCGACAACAACACGTACTTCGTCAATCAGAATCACCCCTCGACTTTCGACGGCACGGACTCGTGTCAGCTCACCATCCTCAAGGCTCATCCTGACGTTTGTCAGTTTAG GCTGGACTTTGTGCAGTTCAACATCAGGGGACCCGAGACCATGAACAATCTCTGCACTTACGACCAGTTCATCGTTTCCGGGGGTAACCCCGTCTCGCCGATTTGCGGCAACAATAACGGAAATCACA TGTACATCGACGTAGGAACAGGGCCGACGAACCCCGTGACCTTGTCCTTCGTGACCAGCGGGAGTGGCTTCGACAGGTCCTGGCGCGTACGGATAGCCCAGGTTCCCTGCAGCAGCATTTTCCGGGCCGAGGAGGGCTGCATGCAGTACTTCACGGGCGTCAGCGGCCAGATCAAGTCCTTCAACTACGACCCCAACGTGGGCCTGCAGCTGTCCAATCAGGACTACAGCATCTGCATTCGCATGGAGAGAAACTTCTGCGGGATCCAGTACATGATCTGCGACGACGGAG CCACGTCGTCGACCAACGCGGCGACGAGCATCGCagcgatgcagcagcagcagcagcagcagcagcagcaacagcagcaacagcaacaattGCCTCGAAGCAGCTCCTTCACCTTGTCGGGCAACACACTGAACGGCCAGTACTCGGCCATGTCGGACCGATCCTGTCAAAACGACTGGCTGCTGATACCCTGCGCGGCGAACTCGGGTCGACTGCCCGGATCGCAGGTGCCCTGCGTCGACAGGCTCTGCGGAGGCGCCTTCAATACCGAGGCGTCGGTCAACTCCACGTCGGTCATAA GCACGGTCAAGCCATTCAGGATAGTGTTCCACACTGACGGGACGGAAGCGCCCACCGACTTCGGCAATCGTGGCTTTTGCCTGAACTACGTGCAGCAGCCCTGTACCATGAAACTCAGATGA